A DNA window from Patescibacteria group bacterium contains the following coding sequences:
- the ppsA gene encoding phosphoenolpyruvate synthase, whose amino-acid sequence MAKKSANILWFKEIDKSFIPQVGGKGANLGEMTRAGIPVPQGFCVTAQAYFYYLEKTGIKNKITGYLKGLNPEDNKKLNVVSKEIKKLMLKTPLPKDLETEIKDSYTKLGGFAVAVRSSATAEDLPEASFAGQQATFLNMQSKDQVAKAVLECFASLFEARAIYYRLINKFDHMKVGLCAVVQNMIQSEKSGILFTVDPVDEDMDHLIVEAGYGLGEAIVSGSVTPDRYIVDKKEFKISAKEVNTQTWKIVHKKDGGDKHVSVAKDFQSKQKITDDQILELAKIGMAIEKHYGKPQDTEWAIENDTVYFVQSRPITTLGKSGVKSQESGEKTADSQPQTADKLEVILHGAAASMGSASGPVKIIHKPTEIDKVMEGDILVTEMTTPDFVPAMKKAKGIVTDTGGRTCHAAIVSRELGIPCVVGTGTATSTLKTGQMITVDGAKGLVYKGNVKVASAPVPGPADASAKGSALVEEVPITGTKVYVNLGEPEMAEKVAALPVDGVGLLRAEFMIANIGEHPKAMVADGRGKDYVQALVDGLKTIAGAFAPRPVVYRATDFKTNEYRGLKGGEKYEPVEDNPMIGYRGASRYIAEPEMFALELEAIKKVREEFDLKNLWIMIPFVRTTTEMAECMKLIEKGGLKQGPDFKIWMMCEIPSNVILLEKFIALGIDGISIGSNDLTQLTLGVDRDNQTLAKIFDERDEAVRLSLEYIIKTCRKHSVTCSICGQAPSVYPEITEMMVRAGTTSVSVTPDVVFQTRKVIASVEKRILLGNIIDR is encoded by the coding sequence ATGGCCAAGAAATCGGCAAATATTCTTTGGTTTAAAGAGATCGACAAGAGCTTTATTCCACAGGTAGGTGGCAAGGGCGCCAATCTTGGCGAGATGACTCGAGCGGGGATTCCCGTTCCACAAGGCTTTTGCGTCACAGCCCAAGCCTATTTTTATTACCTGGAAAAGACAGGAATTAAAAATAAAATTACCGGGTATTTGAAGGGTCTCAATCCCGAGGACAACAAGAAGCTAAATGTTGTGTCCAAGGAGATCAAGAAGTTGATGCTGAAGACTCCACTACCCAAGGATCTTGAGACAGAGATCAAAGACTCATACACCAAACTTGGTGGCTTCGCGGTCGCTGTTCGCTCTAGCGCCACGGCCGAAGATTTGCCAGAGGCTTCATTTGCTGGACAGCAAGCTACCTTTCTCAATATGCAGAGCAAAGACCAAGTCGCCAAAGCAGTTCTCGAGTGCTTCGCCTCTCTTTTCGAGGCTCGTGCTATTTATTATCGTCTGATTAACAAATTCGACCATATGAAGGTCGGCCTTTGTGCTGTTGTCCAAAACATGATTCAGTCAGAGAAATCAGGTATTCTCTTCACTGTCGATCCAGTTGACGAAGACATGGACCACTTGATCGTCGAAGCGGGTTATGGGCTTGGCGAGGCGATCGTTTCTGGCTCGGTCACACCTGACCGTTATATCGTCGACAAGAAGGAATTCAAGATTTCGGCCAAGGAGGTCAATACTCAGACTTGGAAGATTGTTCACAAGAAGGATGGCGGGGACAAACATGTTTCGGTCGCCAAGGATTTTCAATCAAAACAGAAGATTACCGATGACCAAATCCTAGAGTTAGCCAAGATTGGCATGGCAATCGAGAAACATTACGGCAAGCCTCAGGATACAGAATGGGCGATAGAGAATGACACGGTCTATTTTGTTCAATCTCGTCCAATCACGACACTAGGAAAGTCAGGCGTCAAAAGTCAGGAGTCAGGAGAAAAAACTGCCGACTCCCAACCCCAAACTGCCGACAAACTAGAGGTCATTCTTCATGGTGCGGCCGCCTCTATGGGATCAGCTTCTGGCCCAGTCAAGATAATCCACAAACCAACCGAAATAGACAAAGTGATGGAGGGCGACATACTGGTGACTGAAATGACAACCCCAGATTTTGTCCCAGCTATGAAAAAAGCCAAGGGCATTGTGACCGATACCGGTGGCAGAACTTGTCACGCCGCCATCGTTTCACGCGAACTTGGCATTCCTTGTGTAGTTGGCACTGGCACAGCTACTTCTACTTTGAAAACTGGTCAGATGATCACAGTTGATGGCGCCAAGGGATTGGTTTACAAGGGAAACGTCAAAGTCGCTTCAGCCCCTGTCCCTGGCCCAGCGGATGCATCCGCCAAGGGCTCAGCGCTCGTCGAAGAAGTCCCGATCACTGGGACCAAAGTTTATGTCAATTTGGGAGAGCCAGAAATGGCCGAAAAGGTGGCTGCCTTACCAGTCGACGGCGTTGGATTGCTCCGCGCAGAATTTATGATTGCCAACATTGGCGAGCATCCCAAAGCAATGGTAGCCGATGGGAGAGGCAAAGATTATGTCCAAGCCCTTGTAGACGGCTTGAAGACGATCGCTGGCGCTTTTGCGCCACGTCCGGTGGTATATCGTGCTACCGACTTCAAAACCAATGAATATCGCGGGCTCAAGGGCGGCGAGAAATACGAACCTGTCGAAGACAATCCGATGATCGGTTATCGTGGAGCTTCTCGATATATCGCTGAGCCGGAAATGTTCGCACTTGAACTTGAGGCAATCAAGAAGGTTCGCGAGGAATTTGATCTGAAGAATCTCTGGATTATGATTCCTTTCGTCCGCACCACTACCGAGATGGCAGAGTGCATGAAATTAATTGAAAAGGGTGGGTTGAAGCAGGGGCCAGATTTCAAAATCTGGATGATGTGCGAAATCCCCTCCAACGTCATATTGCTCGAAAAATTCATTGCCCTCGGCATTGATGGCATCTCTATTGGATCCAACGATTTGACCCAGCTTACTCTCGGGGTTGATCGTGACAATCAGACATTGGCCAAGATCTTCGATGAACGCGACGAAGCCGTCAGGCTTTCGCTCGAATATATCATCAAGACTTGTCGTAAGCACTCTGTTACTTGCTCGATCTGCGGTCAAGCGCCAAGCGTCTATCCTGAAATTACCGAGATGATGGTACGCGCTGGTACGACCTCCGTCTCTGTCACTCCTGATGTCGTCTTCCAGACCCGCAAAGTCATTGCTTCAGTCGAAAAAAGAATATTACTCGGTAACATCATAGATCGCTAG
- a CDS encoding regulatory protein RecX, with the protein MKYSPLNYALNLIKIRDRSEGEVRQKMKLKGFFADETEAVIAKLKETKLLDDERFVSSYIRSQQNMGRGTTRIKFRLQCLKIDDALIKAGLAEVSEEDESERAGELVERWIKKNGSKENAKEKLIRFMMARGFDYGTIKSVLEKTKF; encoded by the coding sequence ATGAAATATTCGCCGCTAAATTACGCCCTGAACTTGATAAAAATCCGTGACCGGAGTGAGGGTGAAGTCAGACAAAAGATGAAATTGAAGGGGTTTTTTGCGGATGAGACAGAAGCGGTCATCGCAAAGTTGAAAGAGACGAAATTGCTTGATGACGAGAGATTTGTCTCCAGCTATATCAGAAGCCAGCAAAATATGGGGCGCGGAACGACTCGAATCAAATTTCGATTGCAGTGCCTCAAGATAGATGATGCTTTGATCAAAGCAGGTCTAGCTGAAGTGTCAGAGGAGGACGAGAGCGAAAGAGCTGGCGAATTAGTTGAACGGTGGATCAAGAAGAACGGATCCAAAGAAAACGCCAAAGAAAAATTAATCCGCTTTATGATGGCTCGAGGATTTGACTACGGCACGATCAAAAGTGTATTAGAAAAAACAAAATTTTAA
- a CDS encoding helix-turn-helix domain-containing protein codes for MVKGFSKRKVATDLTLGEMLKCGRESKNISIEEAETGSKVKAKYLVSLEKDDWGDLPSSVHVRGFVMAYSKFIGLNVSEALGLFDREKKLYKKESVHNLSYKRTIKDVPILITPKLLGYVAAVVLIAAFFGYISYQVRGFAGTPDLKITSPGNNQIFEDDSIEIAGVADIDAVLRINQEVIPITNDGHFISDVKLHKGVNVIKVEAVNKAKKQTSEVLTIEYKPKTALINLNTNQ; via the coding sequence ATGGTAAAAGGTTTTTCAAAAAGAAAAGTGGCGACTGATTTGACCCTGGGGGAGATGCTTAAGTGTGGTCGCGAATCAAAGAATATCTCGATCGAGGAAGCCGAAACCGGCTCAAAAGTTAAGGCAAAATATCTCGTTTCGCTGGAGAAGGACGATTGGGGTGACCTTCCTTCGTCTGTCCATGTCCGCGGTTTTGTGATGGCCTACTCCAAATTTATTGGTCTAAATGTGAGCGAAGCACTCGGTCTTTTCGACCGAGAGAAGAAACTGTACAAAAAAGAGTCAGTTCATAATTTATCATACAAAAGAACAATCAAAGATGTGCCGATTTTGATTACCCCGAAACTGCTAGGCTATGTCGCTGCGGTTGTTTTGATTGCTGCATTTTTTGGTTATATCAGCTACCAGGTTCGCGGTTTTGCCGGTACACCAGATTTGAAGATCACTTCTCCTGGCAACAACCAGATTTTTGAAGACGACAGCATCGAAATCGCCGGCGTCGCTGATATCGACGCGGTTCTTCGGATAAATCAGGAGGTTATTCCGATTACCAATGACGGCCACTTCATCAGCGATGTTAAACTCCACAAAGGTGTCAATGTGATCAAAGTCGAGGCGGTCAATAAGGCCAAGAAGCAAACAAGCGAAGTTTTGACAATCGAATACAAACCCAAAACGGCGCTTATCAATTTGAACACAAATCAATAA
- a CDS encoding uracil-DNA glycosylase, whose translation MIETERKEALDAICDQVSVCTKCRLSETRTKAVPGSGDYSSRVMFIGEAPGANEDKEGIPFCGAAGKFLDEMLASIELDRDKIFITNSVKCRPPENRDPEDDEKSVCRPYLEKQIELIKPRLIVALGRHAATTLLPGMPGISKIHGKALKRPNGIVYLPLYHPAAALHNGGLRSTLISDFQKIPAILNKIEEFKKEEKDQSKQETLI comes from the coding sequence ATGATTGAAACAGAACGAAAAGAAGCACTCGACGCCATTTGTGACCAGGTTTCGGTTTGCACTAAATGCCGACTTTCTGAGACGAGGACCAAAGCGGTTCCTGGTTCGGGAGATTATAGTTCACGCGTAATGTTTATCGGTGAGGCACCTGGCGCCAATGAAGACAAAGAGGGAATCCCTTTCTGTGGCGCCGCCGGAAAATTCTTGGACGAGATGCTTGCAAGCATTGAGCTCGACCGCGACAAAATATTTATCACCAACTCGGTAAAATGCCGTCCGCCTGAAAACCGCGACCCCGAAGATGATGAAAAATCAGTTTGCCGCCCATATCTAGAAAAACAGATTGAATTAATCAAGCCCAGACTGATCGTTGCGCTCGGCCGCCACGCCGCTACCACGCTTTTGCCTGGAATGCCTGGTATTTCCAAAATCCATGGCAAAGCGCTCAAGCGGCCCAACGGTATTGTCTATCTGCCCCTCTACCATCCTGCCGCCGCTCTGCACAACGGAGGACTCCGCAGCACTCTGATCTCAGATTTTCAAAAGATCCCCGCAATATTAAACAAAATTGAAGAATTTAAAAAAGAAGAAAAGGACCAATCGAAACAAGAGACCCTCATTTAA
- a CDS encoding DNA translocase FtsK 4TM domain-containing protein — MGRKRIHPKNKPTRRWYQREDEWGNFVFDWSLGLPKEIWRLIFSILMLILGVTILLGFFGRAGSIGEGLSNVIYRLFGKFGGVVFDISFIFVAYRLMVPPKDKKGKIGYRVAEFFGIFLLLLSLPTFLHLFIPVDISKEVAARGGYGGEIGNLISGPLRGAIGLFPTFLLTVAFIAISLIMIFGFSILELFGVKRSEEGEEAKTGPKLNINNSGAQAAQPSAKVSVFEAVRRRFGFRKPPKFEEVNRAQVLEIAEDRTPKTPAKPGVAWKYPDIKILKELDEVANPGNIYKNAEAIQNCLKTFSMDITLGDANVGPTVTQYTIKPKEGVKLNQIVARQNDLALALSAKSIRIEAPIPGKNAVGIEIPNKVSAKVTLREILNAPQFSAVKSKLALALGRDVAGEPVAIDLEKMPHILIAGATGSGKSVCINTIIVTLLYNNSPAELKILLVDPKRVELTGYNSIPHLLTPVVTEVDKTVSALKWAVWEMERRYKMFSELGKRNIIAYNSDPGPEGKLPYIVIIIDELADLMATSAKEVEGSIVRLAQMARATGMHLIIATQRPSVDVLTGLIKANVPSRIAFATASQVDSRTILDVSGSEKLLGFGDMLYMAAGQKPRRIQGCYVSDPEIEEVTKFLKDQAEPQYNELVTNFGASRNGSSGNSVNGASEDDLYNDAVDTVVAAGKASASLLQRRLKVGYARAARLLDILEENGVIGPPDGAKPRDVLVDEMSGGGMSQVSTGFTPEYRSTYDSSKDYPEDEKI; from the coding sequence TTGGGCAGAAAAAGAATTCATCCAAAAAACAAACCAACCAGACGCTGGTATCAGAGGGAAGACGAATGGGGCAATTTTGTTTTCGATTGGTCTCTCGGCTTGCCCAAAGAAATTTGGCGGCTTATCTTTTCGATCCTAATGCTAATTCTTGGCGTCACCATCCTCCTTGGATTCTTCGGCCGAGCCGGCTCGATCGGCGAAGGCTTGTCCAATGTGATTTACAGGCTGTTTGGAAAATTCGGCGGAGTTGTCTTCGATATCTCATTTATATTCGTCGCATATCGTTTGATGGTCCCTCCGAAGGACAAAAAGGGCAAAATCGGCTACAGAGTTGCTGAATTCTTCGGAATTTTCCTTCTTCTATTGTCATTACCGACCTTCCTCCATCTATTCATCCCCGTCGATATCTCCAAGGAAGTAGCCGCCAGGGGCGGTTATGGCGGAGAAATTGGTAATTTGATTTCTGGACCTCTCAGGGGAGCGATCGGTCTTTTCCCGACATTTTTACTCACAGTCGCTTTCATTGCGATCTCGCTTATTATGATCTTCGGGTTTTCCATCCTGGAGCTTTTTGGCGTCAAGCGGTCGGAGGAGGGCGAAGAGGCCAAGACTGGGCCCAAGCTCAACATCAACAACAGCGGCGCCCAGGCGGCTCAGCCAAGCGCCAAAGTTTCTGTCTTTGAGGCCGTTAGAAGAAGATTTGGTTTCCGCAAACCACCCAAATTTGAGGAAGTCAATCGCGCTCAAGTTCTCGAAATTGCCGAAGACCGCACGCCTAAGACCCCAGCCAAACCTGGCGTAGCTTGGAAATACCCAGATATTAAAATCTTGAAAGAATTAGACGAGGTTGCGAATCCGGGCAATATTTACAAAAACGCCGAGGCGATCCAAAATTGTCTCAAGACCTTCAGCATGGATATTACTTTGGGCGATGCCAATGTAGGCCCGACTGTGACTCAATATACGATCAAGCCAAAAGAGGGCGTCAAATTAAATCAAATTGTGGCTCGACAGAATGATTTGGCTCTGGCGCTATCTGCCAAGAGTATCCGTATCGAAGCGCCAATCCCTGGCAAGAACGCCGTCGGTATCGAAATCCCAAATAAGGTTTCTGCCAAAGTTACACTGCGTGAAATCTTGAACGCACCTCAATTCTCGGCCGTGAAGAGCAAACTTGCTCTAGCTCTTGGTCGTGACGTAGCCGGGGAGCCGGTAGCGATAGATCTCGAGAAAATGCCCCATATCCTGATCGCTGGTGCGACAGGTTCGGGCAAATCAGTTTGTATCAACACTATCATCGTGACTCTGCTTTACAACAATTCTCCGGCGGAGCTAAAAATCCTTCTGGTTGACCCGAAGCGTGTTGAATTGACTGGATACAATAGTATCCCGCACCTTCTAACTCCTGTAGTCACTGAGGTGGACAAGACGGTTTCTGCGCTAAAATGGGCTGTCTGGGAGATGGAAAGACGCTACAAGATGTTTTCTGAATTGGGCAAACGCAATATTATCGCCTACAACTCTGATCCGGGGCCAGAGGGCAAATTGCCTTACATTGTAATTATTATCGATGAGTTGGCCGATCTGATGGCAACCTCTGCCAAAGAAGTTGAAGGCTCGATCGTTCGTTTGGCCCAAATGGCTCGAGCGACTGGGATGCATTTGATTATCGCGACCCAGCGCCCTTCAGTTGACGTTTTGACAGGTTTGATCAAGGCCAATGTCCCATCGAGAATTGCTTTTGCTACCGCTTCCCAAGTTGACTCTCGCACAATCTTGGACGTCTCTGGCTCTGAGAAATTACTTGGATTCGGAGATATGCTCTACATGGCCGCTGGCCAGAAGCCTCGACGTATCCAGGGTTGTTATGTTTCTGACCCAGAGATTGAGGAAGTAACAAAATTCCTAAAGGATCAAGCAGAGCCACAGTACAATGAGCTAGTCACAAATTTTGGGGCTAGCCGCAACGGATCATCCGGCAATTCAGTCAATGGAGCAAGCGAGGATGACCTATACAATGATGCTGTCGACACTGTCGTAGCGGCTGGCAAGGCAAGCGCATCTTTACTCCAGCGTCGGCTTAAGGTAGGCTATGCCAGAGCAGCACGATTACTCGATATACTAGAGGAGAACGGAGTGATCGGACCGCCAGACGGCGCCAAGCCTCGTGATGTTTTGGTCGACGAAATGTCTGGAGGCGGGATGAGCCAGGTTTCGACCGGATTTACACCGGAATACCGTAGCACTTATGACAGTTCCAAAGATTATCCAGAGGACGAAAAGATTTAA
- a CDS encoding ribonuclease J, whose protein sequence is MNEQIKTQNPMNSKPIKTSPLDAALKHDIVEAHSPRHEFRRSINLAPKGNNPEPRYTAQKVEPKKEDTARKEPAQGEPRFTAQQIDDNYKSKFFYEPKLKIIPLGGVEETGGKNTTVIEYKNDIIIIDMGFMFPDETMPGVDYVIPDVSYLEQNKSKIRGLLITHGHLDHIGAIPYVYEKLGSPTIYSAPLTLGIIKSKLEEFGLDNKVKMSSMKIGEDTLQLGCFKIETFKVNHSIPQAMGFCITSPEGVIVVTGDFKFDHTPADGKPADFSGLAMIGARKPLVMLSESTNIEKPGVSISEKVLEDSLMSIMERCDNRIIVSTFSTLIGRIQQVLNVSKKLNRKVCFVGRSMVKTVEIALSLEALFLPKDTMIDVKDLGKYADDRVVVVCTGSQGEDNAALTRIANGEDRNVKMKKGDLVILSSSPIPGNERAVSSLMDSLFRTGAQVIYQRLMDVHTSGHANQEDLKLMLALIKPKYLIPFHGERHKLMLHCQIAREMGIVDEAHCLVGDDGQVIEFSNGKGEVTNKRVPASYVMVDGLGVGDVGNIVLRDRKAMAEDGIFVIIVTVNHQTGQILTSPDIISRGFIYMRESEDLVHKARAEVKRIFVKYTAPGKGKPDYTVAKQKLRDELGDYLFKETERKPMIIPVIIEV, encoded by the coding sequence ATGAATGAACAAATTAAAACACAGAATCCAATGAACTCTAAACCAATCAAAACAAGTCCGTTGGACGCGGCCCTAAAGCACGATATCGTGGAGGCGCACTCGCCTAGACACGAATTTCGACGCTCTATCAATTTGGCTCCAAAGGGCAACAACCCAGAGCCAAGATACACAGCTCAAAAGGTTGAGCCGAAGAAGGAAGATACTGCTCGCAAGGAGCCTGCTCAGGGCGAACCCCGCTTCACTGCTCAGCAGATCGATGACAATTACAAATCGAAGTTTTTTTACGAACCAAAATTGAAGATCATCCCACTCGGCGGTGTTGAAGAAACCGGTGGCAAAAATACCACCGTGATCGAGTACAAAAACGATATTATTATTATCGACATGGGTTTCATGTTCCCAGACGAGACTATGCCAGGCGTTGACTATGTCATCCCTGATGTTTCTTATTTGGAGCAAAACAAGTCGAAGATCCGAGGACTGCTGATCACTCATGGCCACCTGGACCATATTGGCGCCATTCCTTACGTTTATGAGAAACTTGGCTCACCGACCATTTATTCAGCTCCTTTGACTCTCGGAATTATCAAGAGCAAACTTGAGGAATTTGGTCTAGACAACAAAGTCAAAATGTCCTCGATGAAAATCGGAGAAGACACTCTCCAGCTTGGCTGTTTCAAAATTGAAACTTTCAAGGTCAACCACTCTATCCCTCAGGCAATGGGATTTTGTATTACCAGTCCTGAGGGCGTCATCGTTGTGACTGGAGACTTCAAATTTGATCATACTCCAGCTGATGGTAAACCGGCTGATTTTTCGGGACTCGCCATGATTGGCGCTCGAAAGCCACTTGTAATGCTTTCAGAATCAACAAATATTGAGAAACCAGGCGTTTCCATCTCCGAGAAAGTTCTCGAAGATTCTCTGATGTCGATTATGGAGAGATGTGATAATAGAATTATTGTCTCAACATTCTCAACTCTGATCGGTCGTATCCAGCAAGTCCTAAATGTCTCGAAGAAATTGAACCGCAAGGTTTGTTTTGTCGGACGAAGCATGGTCAAAACTGTTGAGATCGCACTTTCGCTTGAAGCTTTATTTTTGCCAAAAGACACCATGATTGATGTCAAAGATCTTGGCAAATATGCCGACGATCGTGTTGTCGTTGTCTGCACCGGCTCACAGGGTGAAGATAATGCCGCTCTGACTCGTATCGCCAATGGCGAAGATCGAAATGTGAAAATGAAGAAGGGCGACCTTGTTATCCTTTCTTCTTCTCCAATTCCTGGCAACGAGCGAGCAGTTTCTAGCCTGATGGACAGTTTGTTCCGTACTGGTGCCCAGGTCATTTATCAGAGATTGATGGATGTTCACACCTCTGGCCACGCCAATCAGGAGGATTTGAAACTAATGCTCGCCTTGATCAAACCAAAATATCTGATTCCTTTCCACGGAGAGCGTCACAAACTTATGCTTCACTGCCAGATTGCTAGGGAGATGGGCATCGTCGACGAAGCTCACTGTCTAGTCGGAGATGACGGTCAAGTGATCGAATTCTCAAATGGCAAGGGCGAAGTCACCAACAAGAGAGTTCCTGCATCCTACGTCATGGTTGACGGTTTGGGCGTCGGCGACGTTGGAAACATCGTGCTTCGTGATCGAAAAGCGATGGCAGAAGATGGTATCTTCGTCATCATCGTCACAGTTAATCACCAGACAGGTCAGATCCTGACCTCACCAGATATTATTTCTCGAGGCTTCATCTACATGCGTGAGAGCGAAGACTTGGTCCACAAGGCCAGAGCAGAGGTCAAGCGAATTTTCGTCAAATATACTGCGCCTGGTAAGGGCAAACCTGACTATACTGTGGCCAAACAAAAGCTTCGTGACGAACTCGGCGATTATCTCTTCAAAGAGACAGAGCGAAAGCCAATGATCATCCCAGTCATTATCGAGGTCTAA
- the recA gene encoding recombinase RecA, with the protein MELGKNEALKSALLTIEKQFGKGAIMTMSDTGSYKVDAISTGSLSLDLALGVGGLPRGRVVEIYGPESSGKTTLAIHTIAQSQKTGGYCAFIDAEHAFDPEYAKRIGVNLDDLLISQPDNGEQALEICETLVRSNALDVIVVDSVAALVPRAEIEGEMGDSMMGVQARLMSQALRKLTGAVSKSKTILIFINQIRMKIGVMFGNPETTTGGNALKFYASVRLDIRRKATLKQGDDNVGNNVTVKVVKNKVAPPFKMAEFDIMFGTGIDYEGEVLDLGVNKGIVDKAGSWLSYNGEKLGQGKEGGRAFLKQNPKITEEIKAKILEKVAADKVESDKQN; encoded by the coding sequence ATGGAGTTGGGAAAGAATGAAGCGCTCAAATCTGCACTTCTGACAATTGAGAAGCAGTTCGGCAAGGGTGCAATCATGACCATGTCTGACACTGGTTCATACAAGGTTGACGCCATTTCGACTGGCTCCCTATCGCTTGACCTGGCTCTTGGCGTTGGCGGTTTGCCACGCGGACGAGTTGTCGAAATCTACGGTCCAGAGTCATCCGGTAAGACAACACTTGCGATCCACACCATCGCCCAGTCTCAGAAAACTGGCGGATACTGTGCTTTTATTGATGCTGAACACGCTTTTGACCCTGAATATGCCAAGAGAATCGGTGTCAATCTCGACGATCTTCTAATTTCCCAGCCAGACAATGGCGAGCAGGCTTTGGAAATTTGCGAAACTCTGGTACGCTCAAACGCGCTTGACGTTATCGTAGTTGACTCAGTAGCAGCTCTTGTCCCACGTGCTGAAATTGAAGGTGAGATGGGCGACTCTATGATGGGTGTCCAGGCCAGATTAATGTCACAAGCACTTCGCAAGTTGACTGGCGCTGTTAGCAAATCCAAAACCATTCTTATCTTTATCAACCAGATTCGTATGAAGATCGGTGTCATGTTCGGAAATCCTGAGACGACGACCGGTGGTAACGCGCTCAAGTTTTATGCCTCAGTCCGTCTCGACATCCGCCGCAAAGCGACCTTGAAGCAGGGAGATGATAACGTCGGCAACAACGTCACAGTCAAGGTAGTGAAAAACAAAGTTGCTCCGCCTTTCAAAATGGCCGAATTCGATATTATGTTCGGCACTGGAATTGATTATGAAGGTGAAGTTTTGGATTTGGGAGTCAACAAAGGCATTGTCGACAAAGCCGGATCATGGCTTTCATACAATGGCGAGAAACTAGGCCAGGGCAAAGAGGGCGGTCGCGCATTTCTGAAACAAAATCCCAAGATCACTGAAGAAATCAAAGCCAAAATTCTAGAAAAAGTAGCCGCCGACAAAGTCGAGTCCGACAAGCAAAATTAA